The genome window TCGTGGATGTGGCGCTGTACGAAGCCATCTTTGCGATGATGGAAAGCATGATTCCGGAATTTGACGTGTTCGGGTTTATTCGCGAGCGCACCGGCAACATCATGCCCGGCATTACGCCGTCATCGATTCATACCACCGCCGACGGCAAGCATGTGCAGATTGGCGCCAATGGCGATGCAATCTTCAAGCGCTTCATGAGCGCCATCGGCCGCGACGATCTGGCCAATGACCCACAGCTGGCGAGCAATGACGGACGCGATAACCGTCGTGATGAGCTGTACGGCGTGATTGATCGCTGGGTCAATTCGCTGCCGTTGGACCGCGTGGTTGAGCAATTGAACAAGGCCGAGGTGCCCGCCAGCCGTATCTACAGCGCCGAAGACATGCTGGGCGACCCGCAGTTTCTGGCGCGGGAAATGTTTCTCGACGCTCAGTTGCCCGGCGGCAAGGGCTTCAAGATGCCGGGGATCGTGCCCAAGCTGTCGCACACACCGGGGAGCTGTGAGTGGGTCGGGCCGCAGTTGGGCGAACACAACAGTACCGTCCTCAATGAACTGGGTTACGACGCCGCAGCCATCATCCGTTTGCGTGAGGTTGGCGCGATCTGATGGCTCGCCCGTACCCGTGCCGGTTTATTCGTCTGTGCCTGATGAGCGTGTTGCTCGGCGTGTGGCCGCTCGCGGCGCATGCCGAGGACACGCTGATCTGGCTGTTGCGCGACCTGCCGCCCATCACCATCTTTGAAGGGCCTCAGAAAGGTCAGGGAATACTGGATGAGTTGTTGCCGGTACTCGCCAAAAAACTGCCGCAGTATCGCCACACGGTGATGCATGTGAACCGCGCTCGCGGCATTCAAATGCTGCGCTCACCGTCCCTGACCTGCGATCCCGCACTGCTGTGGACGCCGGAACGCGCGAAGTACGTGGTATTTT of Pseudomonas fluorescens contains these proteins:
- a CDS encoding CaiB/BaiF CoA transferase family protein; the encoded protein is MTFNAKPLAGLKVIELGTLIAGPFASRICAEFGAEVIKVESPDGGDPLRKWRKLYEGTSLWWFVQARNKQSLTLNLKHPEGLAILKQLLANADILIENFRPGVLEKLGLSWETLHALNPKLVMVRLSGFGQTGPMKDQPGFGAVGESMGGLRYITGFEDRPPVRTGISIGDSIAALWAVIGALMALRHREVNGGLGQVVDVALYEAIFAMMESMIPEFDVFGFIRERTGNIMPGITPSSIHTTADGKHVQIGANGDAIFKRFMSAIGRDDLANDPQLASNDGRDNRRDELYGVIDRWVNSLPLDRVVEQLNKAEVPASRIYSAEDMLGDPQFLAREMFLDAQLPGGKGFKMPGIVPKLSHTPGSCEWVGPQLGEHNSTVLNELGYDAAAIIRLREVGAI